In Candidatus Hamiltonella defensa 5AT (Acyrthosiphon pisum), one genomic interval encodes:
- the glnP gene encoding glutamine ABC transporter permease GlnP, whose protein sequence is MQFEWSVIWPAMPILLQGAKLTLWISILGLLGGLIIGVIAGFTRAYGGKISSNVALIFIELIRGTPIVVQVMFIYFALPMMVPIRIDPFTAAVVTIMINSGAYIAEITRGAVLSIHKGFREAGLALGLSRRDTLRYVVAPLALRRMLPPLGNQWIVSIKDTSLFIVIGVAELTRQGQEIIAGNFRAMEIWSAVAVMYLIITLTLGFVLRRLERKLKII, encoded by the coding sequence ATGCAGTTTGAATGGAGTGTTATTTGGCCCGCTATGCCAATCTTGCTTCAAGGTGCCAAGTTAACGCTTTGGATTTCTATTCTCGGCTTACTTGGTGGCCTTATTATCGGAGTGATTGCTGGCTTTACTCGCGCTTATGGAGGAAAGATCAGCAGTAACGTCGCTTTAATATTTATAGAGCTGATTCGTGGAACCCCTATTGTTGTTCAAGTGATGTTTATATATTTTGCCCTTCCTATGATGGTGCCAATACGCATCGATCCTTTTACCGCGGCTGTTGTGACCATCATGATTAATTCTGGGGCTTACATTGCAGAGATTACTCGTGGCGCCGTGCTGTCTATTCATAAAGGTTTTCGAGAAGCCGGTCTGGCTTTAGGTTTATCGAGGCGCGATACACTAAGATATGTTGTTGCTCCTTTAGCGCTGCGTAGAATGCTACCTCCTTTAGGGAATCAATGGATTGTCAGTATTAAGGATACTTCTTTATTTATCGTGATTGGTGTTGCTGAGTTGACACGTCAAGGACAAGAAATTATTGCGGGCAACTTTCGTGCTATGGAAATATGGAGTGCAGTCGCGGTGATGTATTTGATTATCACCTTAACACTAGGTTTTGTCCTACGTAGACTGGAAAGAAAACTGAAAATAATATGA
- the glnQ gene encoding glutamine ABC transporter ATP-binding protein GlnQ produces the protein MINLKNVCKHFGQTEVLHNINLNIKIGEVVVIIGPSGSGKSTLLRCINKLEVITSGQLIVDDLDVNDPKVDERLIRQEAGMVFQQFYLFPHLTALENVAFGPTHIRGATKKEAKELAHELLKKVGLSERSHHYPSELSGGQQQRVAIARALAVKPKLMLFDEPTSALDPQLRHEVLTVMKDLAEEGMTMVIVTHEVNFAHKVASRLIFIDKGRIAQDGNPNTLISNPPSERLREFLQHHVT, from the coding sequence ATGATAAATTTAAAAAACGTTTGTAAACACTTTGGCCAAACCGAGGTTCTTCACAATATCAATTTAAATATCAAAATTGGGGAAGTGGTCGTCATTATTGGCCCATCAGGTTCAGGGAAATCCACTTTACTACGTTGCATCAACAAATTAGAAGTGATCACTTCAGGTCAATTGATTGTAGATGATTTAGATGTCAACGATCCTAAAGTAGATGAGCGCCTTATTCGTCAGGAAGCAGGCATGGTTTTTCAGCAATTTTATTTGTTCCCTCATCTCACCGCTCTTGAAAATGTCGCTTTTGGGCCAACCCATATCCGAGGCGCCACTAAAAAAGAGGCAAAAGAGCTGGCACATGAACTGTTAAAAAAAGTGGGTTTATCAGAACGTTCTCATCACTACCCATCAGAGCTTTCAGGTGGTCAACAGCAACGTGTAGCAATTGCTCGGGCTTTAGCTGTGAAACCTAAATTAATGCTTTTTGATGAGCCTACCTCTGCATTGGATCCTCAATTGCGTCACGAAGTACTAACGGTTATGAAAGATTTAGCCGAAGAGGGCATGACCATGGTCATAGTCACTCATGAAGTTAATTTTGCTCACAAAGTAGCCTCTCGCCTTATTTTTATCGATAAAGGCCGCATCGCTCAAGATGGAAATCCTAATACTCTTATATCTAATCCTCCTAGTGAGAGATTACGTGAATTTTTACAGCATCATGTCACCTAA
- the pckA gene encoding phosphoenolpyruvate carboxykinase (ATP), which produces MHNINHLLNTLTDYGIHNTGKIFYNPSYSILFQEETRDTLVGFERGTVTKLGAVAVDTGIFTGRSPKDKYIVRDDITRDTFWWADQGKNKSDNHPITQAIWNELKTCVTQQLSNKPLFVVDAFCGAHSNSRLQVRFITEVAWQAHFVKNMFIRPSEEELTRFHPDFVVMNGAKCTNPNWKEQGLHSKNFVAFNLTERIQLIGGTWYGGEMKKGLFSMMNYFLPLKRIAAMHCSANVGVKGDVAVFFGLSGTGKTTLSADPKRQLIGDDEHGWDDEGVFNFEGGCYAKTIELSESDEPDIYHAIKRDALLENVVVLPDATVDFNDSSKTQNTRVSYPIYHIQNIVQPVSKAGHAKKIIFLTADAFGVLPPVVHLTLEQTQYHFLSGFTSKLAGTELGITSPVPTFSACFGEAFLSLHPTQYAEVLLQRMQAAQAKAYLVNTGWNGMGHRISIKNTRAIIEAILHEKIDHVPTFNLPIFNLSVPTEIEGVNSEILDPRASYSEVKEWQHKAENLARRFIKNFEQYSDTAVGALLLKSGPEL; this is translated from the coding sequence ATGCACAATATCAACCATCTTTTGAATACATTAACTGATTATGGCATTCATAATACCGGTAAGATTTTTTATAACCCCAGCTATTCCATATTATTTCAAGAGGAAACACGAGACACTTTGGTGGGTTTCGAACGTGGAACAGTGACTAAATTAGGCGCCGTGGCTGTGGATACGGGCATCTTCACCGGGCGTTCTCCTAAAGATAAATATATCGTCCGTGACGATATCACTCGAGATACTTTTTGGTGGGCAGATCAAGGCAAAAATAAAAGCGATAATCACCCCATCACTCAAGCCATTTGGAATGAACTCAAGACCTGTGTCACTCAGCAACTTTCAAACAAACCTTTATTTGTGGTAGATGCCTTTTGTGGCGCTCATTCAAACAGTCGTTTGCAAGTACGATTTATTACTGAAGTCGCTTGGCAGGCGCATTTTGTTAAAAATATGTTTATTCGCCCTTCAGAAGAAGAACTCACTCGTTTTCATCCTGATTTTGTGGTCATGAATGGCGCCAAATGTACTAACCCAAATTGGAAAGAACAAGGTTTACACTCCAAAAATTTTGTGGCCTTTAATTTGACTGAACGGATTCAACTGATTGGGGGCACTTGGTACGGAGGTGAAATGAAAAAAGGATTGTTTTCAATGATGAATTATTTTTTGCCATTAAAAAGAATTGCTGCCATGCACTGCTCTGCAAATGTCGGAGTTAAAGGAGATGTTGCTGTTTTCTTTGGTTTATCCGGCACCGGAAAAACCACTTTATCTGCCGATCCTAAAAGACAACTTATCGGTGATGACGAACATGGTTGGGATGACGAAGGTGTTTTTAATTTTGAAGGAGGTTGTTATGCAAAAACAATTGAATTGTCCGAGTCAGATGAACCCGATATTTATCACGCAATCAAAAGAGATGCTTTACTGGAAAACGTGGTGGTTTTGCCAGATGCCACCGTCGATTTTAACGATAGTTCAAAAACCCAAAATACCAGGGTGTCTTATCCTATTTATCACATCCAAAATATTGTGCAACCGGTATCAAAAGCAGGCCATGCAAAAAAAATTATTTTTTTAACAGCGGATGCTTTTGGCGTTTTACCTCCTGTTGTTCATTTAACTCTAGAACAAACCCAGTATCATTTTTTATCGGGTTTCACATCAAAACTGGCAGGAACAGAGCTCGGGATCACCAGCCCAGTTCCCACTTTTTCAGCTTGCTTTGGAGAGGCGTTTCTTTCACTTCATCCTACTCAATATGCTGAAGTGCTTTTACAAAGGATGCAAGCAGCGCAGGCAAAAGCGTATTTGGTCAATACAGGCTGGAATGGTATGGGTCATCGTATTTCTATTAAAAATACTCGAGCGATTATTGAGGCAATTCTACATGAAAAGATTGATCACGTGCCCACCTTTAATTTGCCGATTTTTAACCTCAGTGTTCCTACTGAAATCGAAGGGGTAAACTCAGAAATTTTAGATCCTCGCGCCAGTTATTCTGAGGTAAAAGAATGGCAACACAAAGCAGAAAACTTGGCACGGCGGTTTATCAAAAATTTTGAACAATACAGCGATACCGCTGTAGGGGCGTTGTTACTGAAATCAGGCCCAGAGTTATAG
- the rpmE gene encoding 50S ribosomal protein L31, giving the protein MKKNIHPDYKLVIASCSCGNVIEVNSTLGCNINLDVCSNCHPAYTNKKREAATGGRVDRFKKRFSFLESSKAE; this is encoded by the coding sequence ATGAAAAAAAATATCCATCCAGACTATAAGTTAGTAATAGCATCCTGTTCTTGTGGAAACGTGATTGAAGTGAATTCAACCTTGGGTTGTAATATAAATCTTGATGTTTGTTCTAACTGTCACCCTGCCTATACAAACAAAAAGCGTGAAGCGGCAACAGGTGGGCGTGTTGATCGATTCAAAAAACGTTTTTCTTTCCTGGAATCGTCAAAGGCAGAGTGA